The Panulirus ornatus isolate Po-2019 chromosome 5, ASM3632096v1, whole genome shotgun sequence genome includes a window with the following:
- the LOC139748776 gene encoding uncharacterized protein, producing MVLSCWWQLRRIFLFIKEDVCKTSSGIRINLAGSQFLMFYLHCFCNFKDCYSDTALYVSVVIICGCCSDYMDRFLDEGEGGGGPASWRDNRSSSPNLHALLYGRPPPGIAAGAACGGVEISTPTTVAQAPHPNSATEASEGSTSKDNEASVTYSGLNQMEDLARHLDSDSIESLAKMTSQNNSVSIARTGKITSSPHPMDVDVSISRSSMLSSQTISVEAKGVTMTEAVAQ from the exons ATGGTTTTGTCATGCTGGTGGCAGCTGAGAAGAATATTCCTATTCATCAAGGAAGATGTATG caAGACCTCATCTGGGATAAGAATCAACCTAGCAGGCTCTCAATTTCTAATGTTTTATTTGCATTGTTTTTGTAATTTTAAGGATTGCTACAGTGATACAGCTTTATATGTGAGTGTAGTGATTATTTGTGGGTGTTGCAGTGACTACATGGATCGGTTCCTAGAtgagggagaaggtggtggtggtccggCTTCTTGGCGTGACAACCGATCGTCATCCCCCAATCTCCATGCACTGTTATATGGGCGTCCACCTCCAGGAATTGCTGCTGGAGCAGCCTGTGGTGGAGTAGAAATCTCCACACCTACAACTGTTGCTCAAGCTCCTCATCCCAACTCTGCAACAGAGGCTAGTGAGGGCAGTACCAGCAAAGACAATGAGGCTTCAGTTACTTATTCTGGGTTAAACCAGATGGAAGATTTGGCCCGCCACTTGGACTCAGATTCAATTGAGTCCCTGGCCAAGATGACTTCTCAGAACAATTCTGTATCAATTGCCAGAACTGGAAAGATAACCAGTAGTCCACATCCTATGGATGTGGATGTTTCTATATCACGTTCCTCCATGCTAAGCTCTCAAACAATCAGTGTAGAGGCAAAAGGTGTAACTATGACAGAAGCTGTTGCACAGTGA
- the LOC139748777 gene encoding uncharacterized protein, which produces MVKVKTGIERSVSLNGEGIWGQGETTKIFPSAWKQALVQPIPKKGDRSNLSNYCPIALTSATSKIFDSPKVTFSDFGEIFVRALDISKALDWVWHKSLPS; this is translated from the exons atggTGAAAGTAAAAACAGGCATTGAaaggagtgtgagtttgaatggagagggaaTATGGGGTCAAGGGGAAACCacaaag ATTTTCCCTTCCGCTTGGAAGCAAGcattggtgcagcccatccctaagaaaggagaccgctcTAACCTCTCCAACTATTGCcctattgctctcacttctgctacctCCAAAATCTTTGACTCTCCTAAAGTCACTTTCTCAG ATTTTGGTGAAATCTTTGTCAGAGcccttgacatctccaaagcactGGACTGGGTATGGCATAAGTCTCTGCCTTCATAA